Proteins encoded in a region of the Halioglobus maricola genome:
- a CDS encoding (2Fe-2S)-binding protein — protein sequence MDKQTVAFLLNGENTNIDIEPDTPLLWVLRDELNFTGTKFGCGMGLCGACTVHLEGTAVRSCSLPISAVEGKAVTTIEGLAPGGDHPLQQAWIAENVPQCGYCQSGQIMSAASLLASNPNPSDDDIDSAMSGNICRCGTYGRIRKAIKRAAPAVQSWEPAEVNV from the coding sequence GTGGACAAACAGACTGTCGCCTTCCTACTCAATGGCGAGAACACAAACATCGACATCGAACCGGACACCCCATTACTTTGGGTACTGCGGGATGAGCTGAACTTTACCGGGACAAAATTTGGCTGTGGCATGGGCCTCTGCGGTGCCTGCACGGTGCACCTGGAAGGCACTGCAGTGCGCAGCTGCTCGCTGCCAATAAGCGCTGTGGAAGGGAAAGCGGTCACCACGATTGAAGGGCTGGCACCAGGCGGGGACCATCCCCTGCAGCAAGCCTGGATAGCAGAAAACGTCCCCCAGTGCGGCTACTGCCAGTCGGGCCAGATCATGTCGGCAGCGTCGCTGCTCGCGAGCAATCCCAACCCATCAGACGACGATATCGACAGCGCCATGTCCGGTAACATCTGCCGCTGCGGCACCTACGGGCGCATTCGCAAAGCCATCAAGCGCGCCGCCCCCGCCGTGCAAAGCTGGGAACCGGCGGAGGTTAATGTATGA
- a CDS encoding aldo/keto reductase, with protein sequence MKRNRLGRSGIVVSDICMGTMTFGNQADEKTAFAIMDAAFDIGIDFFDTAEVYPVPPEERYMGVTEEIVGRWMKTKPRDAIILATKVAGPGHGWITPPVRAGKSGLDRHHIMRAVEGSLRRLDTDYIDLYQTHWPDHGYYYEETLRALEELVDAGKVRVLGCSNETSWGLTKSLWAADKHGLPRYETIQNNFSLNSRRFEDELAQACRAEGVSLLPYSPLAGGVLSGKYNDGAAPAGARFTDYLTGGERQQKMARRFISEESVESTKRFAAIAADAGLSPVTMAVAWSKQHDFVASTIVGATSMDQVPDILAAADVTLTDETMAAINKVSREIKYPMG encoded by the coding sequence ATGAAGAGAAATCGCCTCGGCCGTAGCGGCATCGTCGTTTCCGACATCTGTATGGGCACCATGACTTTTGGGAATCAGGCAGATGAGAAGACTGCTTTCGCGATCATGGATGCTGCCTTCGATATCGGCATCGATTTTTTTGACACCGCGGAGGTGTATCCGGTGCCACCGGAGGAGCGCTACATGGGGGTCACCGAGGAGATCGTAGGCCGGTGGATGAAAACCAAGCCTCGCGATGCGATTATCCTCGCCACCAAGGTGGCAGGGCCCGGTCACGGCTGGATTACCCCGCCTGTTCGCGCTGGCAAGTCCGGCCTCGACCGCCATCATATTATGCGGGCTGTCGAGGGTAGCTTGCGCCGGTTGGACACGGATTACATCGATCTGTACCAGACCCACTGGCCAGATCATGGCTACTACTACGAGGAAACCTTGCGCGCACTGGAAGAGCTTGTAGATGCGGGCAAAGTCAGGGTGCTGGGGTGTTCCAACGAAACCAGCTGGGGCTTGACCAAGAGTCTGTGGGCCGCGGACAAGCATGGCCTGCCGCGCTACGAAACGATCCAGAATAATTTTAGCCTGAACAGCCGTCGCTTTGAGGACGAGCTGGCCCAGGCTTGCCGTGCGGAGGGGGTCAGCCTGCTGCCCTATTCGCCGCTGGCTGGCGGTGTGCTCTCGGGGAAATACAATGATGGGGCCGCGCCGGCTGGTGCTCGCTTCACTGACTACCTGACAGGGGGAGAGCGTCAGCAGAAAATGGCGCGCCGTTTTATCAGTGAAGAGAGTGTCGAATCGACCAAGCGCTTCGCAGCCATTGCGGCGGATGCGGGCTTGTCGCCTGTCACCATGGCGGTTGCCTGGAGTAAGCAGCATGACTTCGTGGCGTCCACGATCGTCGGCGCTACCAGTATGGATCAGGTCCCGGATATTCTCGCAGCGGCAGACGTCACCTTGACGGACGAGACTATGGCGGCGATCAACAAGGTGAGCCGCGAGATTAAATATCCGATGGGATAA
- a CDS encoding glutaredoxin domain-containing protein yields the protein MVIFALEWCEFCWSVRKMLSKLGVSCRIIDLDSVAFQENDFGGDIRAALQEKVGSSTIPQIFVRGEYLGGATETFDAFNKGRLQRLFEQQDIEFDTKAQFNAYSFLPKWLHPREAS from the coding sequence GTGGTCATATTTGCGCTCGAGTGGTGCGAGTTCTGCTGGTCGGTACGCAAGATGCTCAGTAAGCTCGGCGTCTCCTGTCGCATTATCGACCTGGATTCTGTGGCCTTTCAGGAGAATGATTTTGGCGGCGATATTCGCGCCGCCCTGCAGGAAAAAGTCGGGTCTTCTACGATCCCCCAGATATTCGTCAGAGGCGAGTATCTGGGCGGCGCCACCGAAACCTTTGACGCTTTCAATAAAGGCCGCCTGCAGCGCTTATTCGAGCAACAAGACATCGAGTTCGACACGAAAGCCCAATTCAACGCCTACAGCTTTCTGCCTAAATGGCTACACCCGCGCGAGGCGAGCTAA
- a CDS encoding amidohydrolase, protein MIKKLLLGLLSLIVVLGVAAVLLLGRPSPPDRQLFVNGKILTMDAGNSIVSAVAVEGERIVAVGDEEALAAYRDGADVIDLGGRVMMPGVIDAHGHFPGTGTRAIMADLNSPPIGTVEEIADIQALLKPFVDKVAAGKWVMAMGYDDTLLAEKRHPTREELDAVSSEHPIFIVHVSGHMGVGNSLALEMSGINADTPNPEGGVIVKDPQTGEPTGLLEETSAQEVQLSTSADIMTPGNILAMFNTAVHDYVSQGVTTGQSGGAMGPMLKGLAWASKLGFVPFRLEVWPFWQLMGEDVLSGDVDLTPYDTPYFRGQTMKIVSDGSIQGFTGYLAHPYHTPFRGDADYQGYPIFPIEDLVDIVGRVHAAGIQMAIHANGDAAIDDVIYAFDKAQRENPVADPRLILIHSQMAREDQLDEMKRLGITPSFFSAHTYYWGDRHRDIFMGPERAFRMSPSKSALDRDLMFSVHLDSPVVPMEPMRMVWATVNRVSTGGNVIGADQRIPAMDALRAITINAAYQIFREDELGSIEPGKYADLVVLDGDPLGDPMAIADIEVLRTVVGGVTVYER, encoded by the coding sequence GTGATCAAGAAACTGTTGCTGGGGCTGTTGTCCCTGATTGTTGTCCTCGGTGTTGCCGCGGTCCTCTTGCTGGGGCGCCCGTCACCGCCGGATCGGCAGCTCTTCGTCAACGGCAAGATACTCACCATGGATGCCGGCAACAGTATCGTCAGTGCTGTAGCGGTTGAGGGCGAGCGCATTGTTGCAGTGGGCGACGAGGAGGCACTGGCCGCTTATCGCGATGGGGCTGACGTGATCGACCTCGGTGGCAGGGTGATGATGCCCGGCGTCATCGACGCCCATGGACACTTCCCGGGTACGGGTACCCGAGCCATCATGGCCGACCTGAATAGCCCGCCAATCGGAACCGTTGAAGAAATTGCCGATATTCAGGCGCTGCTAAAACCTTTTGTGGACAAGGTTGCTGCTGGCAAGTGGGTGATGGCGATGGGTTATGACGACACTTTGCTTGCAGAGAAGCGCCACCCTACACGGGAAGAGCTCGATGCGGTCTCCTCGGAGCACCCTATCTTCATTGTGCATGTTTCCGGCCATATGGGCGTTGGCAACAGCCTGGCATTGGAGATGTCTGGTATTAACGCTGATACGCCCAATCCGGAAGGCGGGGTTATCGTGAAAGATCCACAGACCGGTGAGCCCACCGGTCTGCTGGAGGAAACCTCAGCCCAGGAAGTTCAGCTGTCGACCAGCGCGGACATTATGACGCCTGGCAATATCCTGGCGATGTTCAATACCGCCGTGCATGACTATGTCAGTCAGGGGGTCACCACCGGGCAGAGCGGCGGCGCCATGGGACCGATGCTCAAAGGCCTGGCATGGGCGAGTAAACTGGGTTTTGTGCCGTTTCGACTGGAGGTGTGGCCGTTCTGGCAGCTGATGGGTGAAGATGTGCTGTCTGGCGATGTTGACCTGACGCCCTACGATACCCCTTACTTTCGTGGCCAGACCATGAAGATCGTTTCTGACGGCAGTATCCAGGGCTTTACCGGTTATCTCGCGCACCCCTATCACACACCGTTTCGCGGTGATGCGGACTATCAGGGCTACCCTATTTTCCCCATCGAAGACCTTGTCGATATCGTTGGGCGGGTACACGCAGCCGGAATCCAGATGGCGATACACGCCAATGGCGACGCTGCCATCGACGATGTGATCTATGCCTTTGACAAAGCGCAGCGAGAAAATCCCGTGGCGGATCCGCGGCTTATCCTGATTCACTCGCAGATGGCCCGCGAAGATCAGCTGGATGAGATGAAGCGCCTCGGTATCACTCCCAGCTTCTTTTCCGCCCACACGTATTACTGGGGCGACCGTCACCGCGATATCTTTATGGGCCCTGAACGGGCTTTCCGCATGAGCCCGAGCAAATCAGCCCTGGACCGTGACCTGATGTTTTCGGTGCACCTTGATTCGCCGGTCGTGCCGATGGAGCCGATGCGGATGGTCTGGGCCACTGTCAATCGTGTGTCTACCGGTGGCAATGTCATCGGCGCAGACCAGCGTATTCCTGCCATGGACGCCTTGCGCGCCATCACCATCAATGCGGCATACCAGATCTTCCGCGAAGACGAGCTGGGCTCCATTGAGCCGGGTAAGTACGCCGACCTGGTCGTACTGGACGGTGACCCACTGGGCGATCCGATGGCGATAGCCGATATCGAGGTTTTGCGCACAGTTGTGGGTGGTGTAACAGTTTACGAGCGCTAA
- a CDS encoding M28 family peptidase — MKRLSILMACAYCAVSFAAVTTTASTKEQSESAEVTTEDVALQKALATITRENLQQHLDYLASDELKGRMSGEPGYDAAAKYVAEQFAALGVEPAGLFDGWFQDVPLLRRQIHTESAAMTVHSDRGDASLRWKDDFVMGGDRVRDETSVRAEVVYAGYGVHAPELGYSDYEGVDVDGKIIAIFGGAPKSFPANERAFYSSGRTKRDEMVKRGAVGYIYMRSRVDQKRNSWDVVTLNAGVTAGMSWRNIQGDVADHHPELQGAAQISEGVAPDIFELTPMTFEQALDAADQGKPASQPLGIEMTLSQKSEHTDATSPNVIGVIRGSDPELADEYIVYTAHLDHIGIGTPVDGDAIYNGFYDNAMGTALLIEAARAFKALPQAPERSILLVAVTGEERGLLGSDYFAQYPTVPSEAMIANINLDMPLLLYPLADIIAFGAQHSTLDVPIARAVAAEDFALTPDPIPEEVLFVRSDQYSFVRQGVPAVFLVPGFTSSDPDIDGQALFQGHLKLHYHRPTDDLSRPVDWPSALRFARANVRIGLEISKDKEPPAWHEGDFFGDKFARE, encoded by the coding sequence ATGAAGCGACTCTCAATACTCATGGCGTGCGCCTATTGTGCGGTCTCCTTCGCGGCTGTCACGACGACCGCGTCGACGAAGGAGCAGTCCGAGTCTGCCGAGGTGACCACCGAAGATGTGGCTCTGCAAAAGGCACTCGCAACGATCACACGTGAAAACTTGCAGCAGCATCTCGACTACCTTGCCAGCGATGAGCTAAAGGGACGTATGAGCGGTGAGCCAGGTTACGATGCTGCCGCCAAATATGTGGCAGAGCAGTTTGCCGCGCTGGGTGTCGAACCTGCTGGCCTGTTTGACGGGTGGTTCCAGGATGTGCCGCTGCTGCGCCGCCAGATACACACCGAAAGCGCCGCCATGACTGTGCACAGTGATCGGGGCGATGCCAGCCTGCGCTGGAAAGACGACTTTGTCATGGGTGGCGACCGGGTGCGCGACGAGACCAGTGTACGTGCTGAAGTGGTGTATGCCGGCTATGGCGTGCACGCTCCAGAGCTGGGCTACTCGGATTACGAAGGCGTGGATGTCGATGGCAAGATTATCGCGATATTCGGCGGCGCGCCCAAGAGCTTCCCGGCCAATGAGCGGGCATTTTATTCCTCGGGGCGCACCAAGCGGGACGAGATGGTGAAGCGGGGTGCAGTTGGCTACATCTACATGCGCTCGCGCGTGGACCAGAAACGTAACAGCTGGGACGTTGTCACCCTCAATGCGGGTGTCACGGCGGGAATGTCCTGGCGCAATATCCAGGGCGACGTAGCGGACCATCATCCCGAGTTGCAGGGTGCTGCCCAGATCAGCGAGGGCGTGGCACCGGATATCTTCGAACTGACGCCGATGACCTTCGAGCAGGCGCTCGATGCGGCGGATCAGGGAAAGCCCGCGTCACAACCGCTGGGCATCGAAATGACCCTGAGCCAGAAAAGCGAGCACACCGACGCTACCAGCCCCAATGTGATCGGGGTGATTCGTGGTTCAGACCCTGAGCTTGCGGATGAGTACATCGTGTACACCGCGCACCTCGATCATATTGGTATCGGCACCCCGGTGGATGGTGATGCCATTTACAACGGCTTCTATGACAACGCGATGGGTACGGCTTTGCTGATTGAAGCTGCCCGTGCTTTCAAGGCGCTGCCGCAGGCGCCTGAGCGTTCAATCCTGCTGGTGGCTGTTACTGGCGAGGAGCGAGGCCTCCTGGGGTCGGACTATTTCGCCCAGTACCCGACGGTGCCATCGGAGGCAATGATTGCCAATATCAACCTGGACATGCCCCTCCTGCTGTATCCGCTGGCGGACATCATCGCCTTTGGTGCCCAGCACTCGACCCTGGATGTGCCTATCGCACGGGCCGTGGCTGCCGAGGATTTTGCGCTCACACCTGATCCCATTCCAGAGGAAGTGCTGTTCGTACGCAGCGACCAGTACTCGTTTGTGCGCCAGGGTGTGCCCGCGGTTTTTCTGGTACCGGGTTTCACTTCGAGCGATCCTGATATCGATGGTCAGGCATTGTTTCAGGGACATCTTAAATTGCATTACCACAGGCCCACTGACGATCTCAGTCGGCCAGTGGATTGGCCTTCAGCGCTCCGCTTTGCCCGCGCCAATGTGCGCATAGGATTGGAGATCTCCAAGGACAAAGAACCACCTGCCTGGCACGAGGGTGATTTCTTTGGCGACAAATTTGCGCGTGAATAA
- a CDS encoding alanine/glycine:cation symporter family protein, translated as MATNLRVNNGNKAPLLAASAMVISAPAAASIDTAVESMLAPVAAALSAFVFAKLPIFGYEIPWIVLWLAVAASFFTLYLGFINIRGFALALRLVRGDYHDPKAPGEISHFQAVATAVSGTVGVGNIGGVAVAIVIGGPGAAFWLIVAGFLSMSTKLVECTLGVKYRKYNPDGSVSGGPMYYLEHWLSSRGKPGLGKGLGKFYALSMVIGCLGIGNMFQSNQAYVQFVSITGGEASFFADKGWLFGLAIALVVGLVIIGGIRSIAAVASKIVPFMAVLYLCSALVIVILSAEHIPAAIELIVSSAFSVESATGGMIGAIIVGFQRALFSNEAGLGSASIAHSAVQTDHPASEGLVSLLEPFIDTVVICTLSSLVIVVTAYPAGLMDQGLEGIALTSAAFEHHVSWAPYPLAVAALLFAFSTAVAWSYYGLKAWTYLFSEHPVSEGIFKLAFCAFLAIGCMIQLQAVLDFADAMVFLISVPNILGLYLFAPEVKKEVASFIAKVKSGEVHNYRRDGVPTAADAVRGV; from the coding sequence TTGGCGACAAATTTGCGCGTGAATAACGGCAACAAGGCGCCGCTGCTGGCCGCGTCTGCAATGGTAATATCAGCGCCGGCGGCTGCCAGTATCGATACAGCAGTGGAGTCGATGCTCGCGCCCGTCGCGGCGGCTTTGTCGGCTTTCGTGTTCGCCAAGCTGCCGATCTTTGGCTACGAGATTCCATGGATAGTGCTTTGGTTGGCGGTGGCGGCGAGTTTTTTTACCCTGTACCTGGGTTTTATCAATATTCGCGGCTTCGCCCTGGCCCTGCGCCTGGTGCGTGGCGACTATCACGACCCCAAAGCTCCCGGTGAGATTTCTCACTTTCAGGCCGTGGCCACGGCAGTGTCTGGCACCGTGGGCGTCGGCAATATCGGTGGTGTGGCAGTGGCCATTGTTATTGGTGGCCCGGGCGCGGCCTTCTGGCTAATCGTGGCTGGCTTTTTGTCCATGTCCACGAAACTGGTTGAGTGCACACTCGGTGTGAAATACCGCAAGTACAATCCGGATGGCTCGGTGTCCGGCGGCCCTATGTATTATCTGGAGCACTGGCTCAGTAGCCGTGGCAAGCCGGGCCTTGGCAAGGGGCTGGGTAAATTCTATGCGCTCTCGATGGTGATAGGCTGCCTCGGTATCGGCAATATGTTCCAGTCGAACCAGGCGTATGTGCAGTTTGTGAGTATCACCGGTGGCGAGGCGAGCTTTTTCGCCGACAAGGGCTGGCTGTTCGGTCTTGCTATCGCCCTGGTTGTCGGCCTTGTGATCATTGGTGGTATCCGCTCAATCGCCGCTGTAGCGAGCAAGATAGTGCCGTTTATGGCAGTGCTGTACTTGTGTTCGGCGCTGGTGATTGTGATCTTGAGTGCCGAGCATATTCCGGCTGCGATCGAGCTGATCGTAAGCAGTGCTTTTTCAGTCGAGAGCGCAACCGGCGGCATGATTGGGGCCATTATTGTTGGCTTCCAGCGGGCTCTGTTTTCTAACGAAGCGGGCCTGGGCAGCGCGTCCATCGCCCACTCAGCCGTGCAAACTGACCACCCGGCGTCGGAAGGCCTGGTGTCTCTGCTTGAGCCCTTCATCGATACGGTGGTGATTTGCACCCTGAGTTCTCTGGTTATTGTGGTGACGGCATATCCCGCCGGGCTGATGGATCAGGGCCTCGAGGGTATTGCGCTGACGTCTGCGGCGTTCGAGCATCACGTCAGCTGGGCGCCGTATCCCCTGGCAGTGGCGGCGTTGTTGTTTGCCTTCTCTACAGCAGTGGCCTGGTCCTATTACGGCCTCAAGGCCTGGACTTATCTGTTCAGCGAGCACCCAGTGAGCGAGGGTATTTTCAAACTGGCCTTCTGCGCCTTCCTCGCCATTGGCTGCATGATACAACTGCAGGCTGTCCTCGATTTTGCCGATGCCATGGTGTTCCTGATTTCTGTGCCGAACATCCTCGGCCTCTATCTCTTTGCGCCAGAGGTGAAGAAAGAGGTGGCAAGCTTTATCGCCAAGGTGAAGAGCGGGGAAGTTCACAACTATCGTCGCGATGGTGTACCCACTGCTGCTGATGCGGTCAGAGGGGTTTAG
- a CDS encoding nuclear transport factor 2 family protein produces MSPEREIENLIYRYAELIDDGDMDTLAGLFSRARFLDPSGEVQGEGSRAIGAIYRAFTRVFPEGTPRTHHVTTNVIIEVANQTAEARSYFTVFQATSGLPLQPIIAGRYHDTFALDANGWYFTSRQVFSRLAGDLSEHLLGPIPEG; encoded by the coding sequence ATGTCGCCTGAGCGGGAAATCGAAAATCTGATTTACCGCTACGCCGAGCTTATCGATGATGGCGACATGGATACCCTGGCGGGGCTGTTTTCCCGGGCCCGGTTTCTCGATCCATCCGGTGAAGTCCAGGGTGAGGGTTCAAGAGCGATTGGCGCGATTTACCGCGCATTCACCCGCGTCTTCCCCGAGGGCACACCCCGCACCCATCACGTGACGACCAATGTCATCATTGAAGTTGCAAACCAAACGGCTGAGGCACGCTCGTACTTCACCGTGTTTCAGGCGACCAGTGGGCTGCCTCTGCAGCCAATAATCGCCGGTCGTTATCACGATACTTTTGCGCTCGACGCGAATGGCTGGTATTTCACCAGCCGGCAGGTATTTTCTCGCCTGGCAGGCGACCTGAGCGAGCATTTGCTGGGGCCTATCCCAGAAGGCTAA
- the nhaA gene encoding Na+/H+ antiporter NhaA gives MAKGVYHAPWEKSFDSILSPLEEFIHRQTTSGILLMICAVVALVIANSPLHHSYEHFLHEELAISFGDKAFSLSIHHWINEALMAMFFFIMGLELKRELLVGELSTPSQALLPIMAAIGGMLIPALGYFIFNTSGPEAKGWGIPMATDIAFAIGALSLLGPRIPKALITFLIALAIVDDLGAVAVIALFYTESIDTMALFYAAVFTFVLLSFNLGGVRRPLPYAAVGALLWVAMLASGIHATIAGIIVAFVIPIRPKFEPQTFIERVKDNTRGMQKSVAENPDIIHNNRFRSLVIAMGDGVKLVQAPAQRLEHSLHLPVAYLVIPVFALANAGIPINFAEFGETISSPITLGVLCGLLLGKPLGIAGFTWMTLKMGWAKLPEGLNMKHIVGVGLLGGIGFTMSIFIADLGFAGKPAELLAAKTGILLASAIAGFGGYFLLRATTEKPET, from the coding sequence ATGGCCAAAGGCGTCTATCACGCCCCTTGGGAAAAATCTTTCGACAGCATTCTCTCGCCGTTGGAAGAGTTCATTCATCGACAGACAACGTCAGGCATTCTGCTGATGATCTGCGCGGTGGTCGCTCTGGTGATCGCCAACAGCCCACTGCATCACAGCTATGAGCACTTCCTGCACGAAGAGCTCGCCATCAGCTTCGGCGACAAGGCCTTCTCCCTGTCGATCCATCACTGGATCAACGAGGCGCTGATGGCCATGTTCTTCTTCATCATGGGCCTGGAGCTCAAGCGCGAACTATTGGTGGGCGAGTTGTCCACTCCCAGCCAGGCCCTGCTCCCTATCATGGCAGCCATCGGCGGCATGCTGATCCCGGCGCTTGGCTATTTCATCTTCAATACCTCAGGCCCGGAAGCAAAAGGCTGGGGTATTCCCATGGCCACCGACATCGCCTTTGCCATCGGCGCCCTCAGCCTGCTGGGGCCGCGCATTCCGAAAGCCCTGATCACCTTCCTGATCGCCCTGGCAATTGTCGATGACCTCGGCGCTGTGGCGGTCATCGCTCTGTTCTATACCGAGAGCATCGACACCATGGCATTGTTCTACGCCGCCGTATTCACTTTCGTCTTGCTCTCGTTCAACCTCGGCGGTGTGCGTCGCCCACTGCCTTACGCGGCAGTTGGCGCCCTCCTCTGGGTTGCAATGCTGGCCAGCGGCATTCACGCCACCATCGCTGGGATCATAGTGGCCTTTGTCATTCCCATCAGGCCAAAATTCGAACCGCAAACCTTTATCGAGCGGGTGAAGGACAACACCCGTGGCATGCAGAAATCTGTCGCGGAAAACCCGGATATCATCCACAACAACCGTTTCCGCTCCCTGGTTATCGCCATGGGTGACGGGGTTAAGCTTGTTCAGGCACCTGCACAGCGCCTGGAACACTCCCTGCACCTGCCGGTAGCCTACCTGGTCATCCCGGTTTTCGCGCTCGCCAATGCGGGCATCCCCATCAACTTTGCCGAATTTGGCGAGACCATCTCCAGCCCTATTACCCTGGGTGTATTGTGTGGTCTGCTGCTGGGTAAGCCACTCGGTATCGCCGGTTTTACCTGGATGACCCTGAAAATGGGCTGGGCCAAGTTGCCGGAGGGCCTGAACATGAAACACATTGTCGGCGTAGGCCTGTTAGGCGGCATTGGTTTTACGATGTCGATTTTTATCGCCGATCTGGGTTTTGCCGGTAAGCCTGCAGAGCTTCTAGCGGCAAAAACCGGTATTTTGCTGGCCTCCGCCATCGCGGGCTTCGGCGGGTACTTCCTGCTCAGGGCCACCACCGAAAAGCCAGAAACCTGA
- a CDS encoding xanthine dehydrogenase family protein molybdopterin-binding subunit — protein sequence MSLSRREFLRNASVVGGGLTLGFHLQGCANAQSEATELEPNAFLKITSGGDIIVQIHKTEMGQGTVTGMISLIAEELEVDPATVRYEMAHVDKAFRDPEYFLQITGGSNAIRVFYEPLRETGATALAMLMAAAVARSGFPEQELHAENGVIRTADGGVSLSYGELASDAASMPVPKQVTLKDPSRFKIIGADKGRLDNQPKVDGSANFGIDAGPADALVAVLVRPPVGHGEVTSFDATEAETMSGVKHIVKVDGGIAVVASNYWRARKAAEKVSMEWRPSESPLVDSAAIDKALSDALAGDEFATVREDGKAPTSGAARQIEVEYSAPFLAHATMEPMNATVAINGDSADIWVGTQAPDLVRSFAAKAIDIDDENITVHNQFLGGGFGRRAIPDHVFEAAQIARAVGEPIRLVWSREDDTRHDFYRPPMKTRFRARLGTDGEVLSWENWLAGPSLMQENVLNMSEGLIPGWVPDFLIEFGAGWAGKKDGSATEGLKELPYSFSHIYMAYQNVETPVRLGAWRSVGHSHNGFFAESFVDELAAAVEEDPIAFRRRHLPQGSRHRQVLDAVEKLSNWGKAPDGHFQGVAVHESFHSVVAEVVEISLRNGKPKLEKGFVAVHCGRAVNPDIVRQQMEGGMLFGLSAAMYGEITFEGGAAVQSNFHDYLTLRMNEVPEIEVAIIESDDPPTGVGEPGTPPAPAALGNAIFAATGQRLRDLPFKLA from the coding sequence ATGAGCCTGAGCAGACGCGAATTCCTGCGCAATGCCTCCGTGGTTGGCGGCGGTCTTACCCTGGGCTTCCACCTACAGGGCTGCGCCAACGCGCAGAGCGAGGCAACCGAACTGGAGCCCAACGCTTTCCTCAAGATCACCAGCGGCGGCGACATTATTGTCCAGATCCACAAGACCGAAATGGGTCAGGGCACCGTCACCGGCATGATCAGCCTGATTGCCGAGGAACTTGAAGTCGACCCTGCTACGGTACGCTACGAGATGGCCCATGTGGACAAGGCTTTCCGCGACCCCGAGTACTTCCTGCAGATCACCGGCGGCAGCAACGCTATTCGTGTCTTCTACGAGCCCCTGAGGGAAACGGGCGCCACCGCGCTTGCGATGCTAATGGCCGCAGCCGTGGCGCGCAGCGGTTTTCCCGAACAGGAACTGCACGCTGAAAACGGCGTAATCAGGACCGCAGATGGCGGTGTCAGCTTGAGTTACGGCGAGCTCGCCAGCGATGCGGCCAGCATGCCCGTGCCAAAACAAGTCACCCTGAAAGATCCGTCCCGCTTCAAAATCATTGGCGCGGATAAGGGCCGTCTTGATAACCAGCCCAAAGTGGACGGCAGTGCAAACTTCGGCATCGACGCCGGCCCGGCAGATGCACTGGTAGCCGTATTGGTACGCCCGCCCGTGGGGCATGGTGAGGTGACGTCCTTTGACGCCACTGAGGCCGAGACCATGAGCGGCGTGAAACATATTGTAAAAGTAGACGGTGGCATTGCCGTGGTCGCCAGCAACTACTGGCGCGCGCGCAAGGCAGCGGAAAAAGTATCGATGGAATGGCGCCCGAGCGAATCGCCGCTGGTGGACAGTGCCGCCATCGACAAAGCTCTCAGCGACGCACTGGCGGGCGATGAATTTGCGACAGTTAGAGAAGATGGCAAAGCGCCCACTTCCGGCGCCGCCAGACAGATTGAAGTCGAGTATTCCGCACCTTTCCTTGCCCACGCCACCATGGAACCAATGAACGCCACAGTGGCCATCAACGGTGATAGCGCCGACATCTGGGTGGGCACGCAGGCACCAGACCTCGTTCGCAGTTTCGCCGCCAAGGCTATCGACATAGACGACGAAAATATCACTGTTCACAACCAGTTTCTGGGCGGCGGCTTTGGCCGCCGGGCTATCCCCGACCACGTCTTTGAAGCCGCCCAGATCGCGCGCGCCGTGGGTGAACCCATACGCCTGGTCTGGAGCCGGGAAGACGACACGCGCCACGACTTTTACCGCCCGCCGATGAAAACACGCTTCCGTGCTCGTCTGGGTACCGACGGTGAAGTACTGAGCTGGGAGAACTGGCTGGCGGGACCCAGCCTGATGCAAGAGAACGTCTTGAACATGTCAGAGGGTCTGATACCCGGATGGGTTCCTGACTTCCTGATTGAGTTCGGTGCGGGATGGGCCGGTAAGAAAGACGGTTCTGCCACAGAGGGCTTGAAAGAGTTACCGTACAGCTTTTCCCACATCTACATGGCTTACCAGAACGTAGAGACCCCGGTGCGCCTCGGCGCCTGGCGCTCTGTGGGCCACAGCCACAACGGCTTTTTCGCGGAGTCTTTCGTGGACGAGCTAGCTGCTGCTGTAGAGGAAGATCCTATCGCGTTCCGTCGTCGCCACTTGCCACAGGGAAGCCGCCATCGCCAGGTACTGGATGCTGTCGAGAAGCTGAGCAATTGGGGCAAAGCGCCGGATGGCCATTTCCAGGGCGTAGCGGTACACGAATCGTTCCACTCGGTGGTCGCGGAAGTCGTGGAGATTTCGCTCCGGAATGGCAAGCCGAAACTCGAAAAGGGTTTTGTCGCAGTCCACTGCGGCCGTGCAGTGAACCCCGACATTGTGCGCCAGCAGATGGAGGGCGGGATGCTGTTCGGCCTCTCCGCTGCCATGTACGGTGAAATCACCTTCGAGGGCGGCGCCGCTGTCCAAAGCAATTTCCACGACTATCTGACGCTGCGTATGAATGAGGTGCCGGAGATCGAAGTGGCGATTATCGAATCGGACGATCCGCCCACGGGCGTGGGCGAGCCGGGTACTCCACCGGCACCTGCTGCACTGGGCAACGCGATTTTCGCGGCGACCGGTCAGCGCCTGCGGGACCTGCCCTTCAAGCTGGCCTGA